One region of Erythrolamprus reginae isolate rEryReg1 chromosome 8, rEryReg1.hap1, whole genome shotgun sequence genomic DNA includes:
- the GPR119 gene encoding glucose-dependent insulinotropic receptor — protein MGNVTFGVILALLSSLIMLVNCVVAIALVRLVWKNHCPGLCFVLNLAVSDYLVGFTITGLVNEELSGPEYQTPQRYCVLQMASITCPSAASIFTVILVAFDRYLAITHPFRYLKIMCGPVVGICIGGPWLLACLIGFLPVLVHCFQVENYKGLCTFFGVFQPTYTLVVFCVSFFPVFFVFLYFHCRLLKIASLHIQHIRELEPATLPAACLTSQPSSDTKALRTVTILVGCFAFFWSPFFVVSIVQIACRRCYLHHLLERYLWVLGVCNSLANPLIYGYWQKEVRQEICQMGLCLKNKIFPLFHFDSQPEVAPTQPGEPLYIISLAELKD, from the coding sequence ATGGGAAACGTTACCTTTGGCGTCATCCTTGCTTTGCTGTCTTCGCTCATTATGCTGGTCAATTGTGTTGTGGCTATTGCACTAGTGAGGCTGGTCTGGAAGAACCACTGCCCTGGCCTGTGCTTTGTTTTGAACCTCGCCGTCTCCGACTACTTGGTAGGTTTCACCATCACGGGTCTGGTAAACGAAGAACTGTCGGGACCTGAGTACCAGACCCCTCAACGGTATTGCGTCTTGCAGATGGCTTCCATTACCTGCCCCTCCGCTGCCTCCATCTTCACAGTGATTTTGGTCGCCTTCGACCGGTACTTGGCTATTACGCATCCTTTCCGCTACTTGAAGATCATGTGTGGCCCGGTCGTCGGGATTTGCATTGGGGGCCCTTGGCTTCTGGCTTGCTTGATCGGTTTTCTCCCTGTGTTGGTCCACTGCTTCCAAGTGGAGAACTACAAAGGTCTATGTACCTTCTTCGGCGTGTTTCAGCCCACGTACACCCTGGTGGTCTTCTGTGTCAGTTTTTTCCCGGTTTTCTTTGTCTTCCTCTATTTCCACTGCCGCTTGCTCAAGATCGCTTCTCTGCACATCCAGCACATCCGAGAACTTGAACCCGCTACCCTGCCGGCCGCCTGCCTGACCTCTCAGCCTTCCAGCGATACCAAAGCGTTGCGTACGGTGACCATCCTGGTTGGTTGTTTTGCTTTCTTCTGGTCGCCTTTCTTCGTGGTGAGCATCGTCCAGATTGCCTGCCGGCGCTGTTACCTCCATCACCTGCTAGAGCGCTACCTCTGGGTGTTGGGCGTATGCAACTCTCTCGCGAACCCCCTCATCTATGGATACTGGCAgaaggaagttcgccaggagatCTGCCAGATGGGCCTGTGCTTGAAGAACAAAATCTTTCCTCTTTTTCACTTTGACAGTCAACCTGAGGTTGCTCCCACCCAGCCTGGAGAGCCTCTCTATATCATTTCGCTAGCCGAGCTGAAGGATTGA